The following are encoded together in the Notolabrus celidotus isolate fNotCel1 chromosome 9, fNotCel1.pri, whole genome shotgun sequence genome:
- the mfsd10 gene encoding major facilitator superfamily domain-containing protein 10 → MPAVNKPAEDDGSFSSKVINIVFIILLLDLLGFTLILPLLPSILDHYAQTGDVVYESLQGVVDWFREAVGIPMEKKYNTVLFGGLIGSLFSLLQFLSSPITGALSDRHGRRPLLILTTLGLMSSYAVWAVSQSFTMFLLFRIIGGICKGNVSLCTAIVADLPCPKARNRGMAMIGIAFSLGFTVGPLMGAYFAISSRTTGSVFYQTPALLALAFSAADLVFIWLMLPETLTKDVKASSSGFGDSGDLLSPLSLFHFSAVSKTKDPPSKERMQKLQVLGLVYFCYLFLFAGLEFTLSFLTHQRFQFTSMQQGKMFFFIGVIMASIQGGYARRIKPGHHIKAVHTAILMLIPAFILIGLSCNMAMLYSGLALYSFAAAIVVPSLSTLVSDHGSASQKGTVMGILRSLGALARALGPVVSSSIYWIAGAQVCFLLTSASFIIPLALLRRARSLKEE, encoded by the exons ATGCCTGCCGTAAACAAACCAGCAGAGGATGAcggctctttttcatcaaaggTCATCAACATTGTGTttatcatcctgctgctggacCTGCTGGGATTTACACTGATCCTACCTCTGCTGCCTTCAATTCTGGACCATTATGCACAAACAGGG GATGTCGTTTACGAGTCCCTGCAGGGTGTTGTGGACTGGTTCAGGGAGGCTGTGGGAATTCCTATGGAAAAGAAATACAACACAGTCCTGTTTGGAG GTCTGATTGGGTCCCTGTTCTCCCTGCTGCAGTTCCTGTCGTCGCCCATTACTGGGGCTCTGTCAGACCGTCATGGCAGACGACCCTTGCTCATTCTCACCACA TTAGGCCTGATGTCCTCCTATGCCGTCTGGGCAGTTTCCCAGAGTTTCACCATGTTCCTTTTGTTTCGAATAATTGGAGGCATTTGTAAGGGAAATGTCAGCCTCTGCACCGCCATCGTCGCCGACTTGCCTTGCCCAAAAGCACGGAACCGGGGAATG GCTATGATCGGCATCGCCTTCTCCCTGGGTTTCACTGTGGGACCTCTGATGGGTGCCTACTTTGCCATCAGCTCCAGAACAACAGGAAGCGTCTTCTACCAAACTCCGGCACTACTCGCCTTGGCCTTCAGTGCAGCTGATCTAGTCTTTATCTGGCTTATGCTGCCAGAGACGCTCACAAAGGATGTCAAG GCTTCATCTTCAGGGTTTGGGGACTCCGGGGACCTCCTGAGTCCATTATCTCTGTTCCATTTTTCAGCTGTTTCTAAGACAAAAGATCCGCCTTCAAAAGAAA GAATGCAGAAGCTTCAAGTGCTGGGCCTGGTTTATTTTTGCTACCTGTTCCTGTTCGCTGGTCTGGAGTTCACTCTGAGTTTCTTAACTCACCAACGCTTCCAGTTTACAAG TATGCAGCAGGGGAAGATGTTCTTCTTCATTGGTGTCATCATGGCTTCAATCCAGGGAGGTTATGCTCGCAGAATTAAACCTGGGCACCATATCAAGGCTGTTCATACA GCAATCCTTATGTTAATCCCAGCATTTATTCTCATCGGACTCTCTTGCAATATGGCAATGCTTTATTCCGGCTTGGCGTTATACTCATTTG cgGCTGCTATCGTAGTTCCATCCCTGTCTACACTTGTTTCTGACCATG GCTCTGCCAGTCAGAAGGGCACAGTGATGGGGATCCTGCGTAGTTTGGGAGCTCTGGCCAGAGCACTAGGACCGGTGGTGTCATCTTCCA TTTACTGGATAGCTGGAGCTCAGGTCTGTTTTCTCCTCACATCGGCCTCTTTTATTATTCCCCTGGCTCTGCTGAGAAGAGCTAGAAGCCTGAAGGAGGAGTGA